In Mercurialis annua linkage group LG5, ddMerAnnu1.2, whole genome shotgun sequence, a single genomic region encodes these proteins:
- the LOC126681821 gene encoding uncharacterized protein LOC126681821 yields the protein MTETKKASGGFQSSGQQGGSSSYQHKPSQYKSQKGGVRKGYQPCSHSSGYNGSSRGSGRGYNGTSSVPFCQNCRRRHSRQCTVAPGSCYACGQQGHFARECPSSRQQMSSASVAQPFFQQQRPVFAPSAGRKEPYKARRRRPKNQSKERIKNTKIKRTHPEETIGEMVQGLKDEMSQKTTNETALEAKIKTTEMTQGPKDKIFQKEWKKSP from the exons atgactgagacgaAGAAGGCGAGTGGTGGttttcagagtagtgggcagcagggtggtagcagcagctatcagcACAAGCCTTCCCAATACAAGAGTCAGAAAGGGGGTGTTCGGAAAGGGTATCAGCCGTGTTCTCACAGTTCTGGTTACAATGGGAGTAGCCGTGGATCTGGTCGCGGTTACAATGGTACTTCTAGCGTCccgttttgtcagaactgcaggcgcagACATTCGAGACAGTGCACAGTGGCGCCAGGTAGTTGTTATGCCTGTGGCCagcagggtcactttgctagggagtgtccgtcATCTAGACAGCAGATGtcatcggctagtgttgctcagccgttctttcagcagcagaggCCCGTTTTCGCTCCTTCggcagg gaGAAAAGAGCCCTATAAGGCAAGGAGACGAAGACCAAAGAATCAAAGTAAGGAGCGAATAAAAAATACGAAAATTAAGAGAACACACCCAGAAGAAACAATAGGAGAAATGGTCCAAGGACTGAAAGATGAGATGTCCCAGAAGACAACAAATGAAACTGCCCTAGAGGCAAAAATCAAAACTACAGAAATGACCCAAGGACCAAAAGACAAAATATTTCAGAAGGAATGGAAGAAATCGCCCTAG